A genomic stretch from Thermotoga sp. Ku-13t includes:
- a CDS encoding FAD-binding oxidoreductase: MPAYDVLVIGAGIIGLSTAFQLAKRKKKVLVLDRGDVGSGTSGACDHMILLQSKLPGLPLQMAMLSLEMYQAWQRDLGENLWFETRGGMILVDKPQHLSFMERFVEEQRSIGLNVTMLSREQIRKKQPFVSERVLASTYCPDDSQIDPFSVLKALLKAGTTLGMELKKFSRVVALERKSNHWLVKIQDGTTYEADVVVCAAGVWSREVCRMVGLDVPIKPKRGQILVTEPIESVGETDVWDSDYIIAKHMSHLQEDETAKKLGLGFAMSKTHSGNYLIGSTREYVGFDRSTSFEALVAITKRLIELFPIFKNVRIIRTFAGLRPACEDGKYVIGEDPENPGFFVATGHEGDGIALAPITGALLVQMICGEKPSLPIQELSPARFRDFKKEEKPSFQRGRSS, from the coding sequence GTGCCCGCTTACGATGTTCTAGTTATCGGTGCGGGTATCATCGGGCTTTCGACAGCGTTCCAGCTTGCCAAAAGAAAAAAGAAGGTGCTGGTTCTGGACCGCGGGGACGTTGGCTCTGGAACTTCCGGTGCCTGTGATCATATGATCTTGCTTCAATCAAAACTTCCTGGTCTTCCCCTGCAGATGGCCATGCTGAGTCTTGAGATGTATCAAGCCTGGCAGAGAGATCTGGGTGAAAATCTGTGGTTTGAAACCCGCGGCGGGATGATTCTCGTGGATAAGCCACAGCATCTTTCTTTCATGGAACGCTTCGTGGAAGAGCAGAGATCCATAGGGTTGAACGTAACGATGCTCTCCAGAGAACAGATCAGGAAGAAACAACCGTTCGTGAGCGAACGCGTTTTGGCTTCCACGTATTGTCCGGACGATTCCCAGATCGATCCTTTCTCGGTCTTGAAAGCCTTACTGAAAGCAGGAACAACGTTGGGAATGGAGCTCAAAAAATTCTCAAGGGTGGTCGCCCTGGAAAGGAAATCAAATCACTGGCTCGTGAAGATCCAGGATGGTACGACTTACGAAGCAGACGTCGTGGTCTGTGCCGCGGGCGTATGGTCGAGAGAGGTTTGCAGAATGGTGGGGCTCGACGTTCCGATCAAACCCAAACGCGGGCAAATTCTGGTGACGGAACCCATCGAATCTGTGGGAGAAACAGACGTGTGGGACTCAGATTACATAATCGCGAAGCACATGTCTCACCTGCAGGAAGACGAAACGGCGAAAAAATTGGGCCTTGGTTTTGCAATGTCAAAAACACATTCTGGAAATTACCTGATCGGCAGTACGAGAGAGTATGTCGGTTTCGACAGATCGACAAGCTTCGAAGCCCTCGTGGCGATCACAAAGAGGTTGATCGAGTTGTTTCCCATCTTCAAAAACGTTCGAATCATAAGGACTTTCGCTGGTTTGAGGCCCGCCTGCGAAGATGGAAAGTACGTTATAGGGGAAGATCCCGAAAATCCCGGTTTCTTCGTAGCAACCGGTCACGAAGGTGACGGCATCGCACTCGCTCCGATCACGGGTGCTTTGCTGGTCCAGATGATCTGCGGTGAGAAACCTTCACTTCCCATCCAAGAATTGAGTCCCGCCAGATTCCGTGACTTCAAAAAGGAAGAAAAACCATCCTTTCAAAGGGGGAGGTCTTCATGA